The genomic region CTAACCCCCAGTCACTCCAGCCCCCgagttctttctttctgtaaaattttttttttatggtaaagTACACAATAACAATATTTACCCTTTTTATGTTTACAGTTCAGGGGCACTAACCCCATTGCATTGTTGTGCAACTgtccccatcacccacctccagaacgttttcatcttcCCCTTccgaaactctgtacccatgaaacactgactccccattccctctccccctgccccgccccatcACCTGGcatctcattttctattttatggctGTGAATCTGACTATTCTGGGTACCTCACGTAAGTGGAGTCATacagtgtttgttcttttttctctagcttgtttcacttagcataatgtcttcaaagttcatccatgttggggCACACATCagactttcattcctttttaagggtgaataatattccattgtacatgtatgccacattttgtttctgcattcatccatcagtgaGTATTTGGGTTGTTAGCATGGATCCCGTGCTAATtctgtgtttggattttttttttaattttttaatccatttgagagagaaagacagagcatgaggaggggagggacagagagagagggagacacaggatccgaagcaggctgcaggctctgagcctgactcggggctcgaacccacgaaccatgagatcatgacctgagccgaagttggatgcttaaccgactgagccacccaggcgccccctctatgtttagatttttgaggaattgccatacgtttttccacagtggccgcaccattttacattcccaagcCCCTGACTTCTTATGATCCCCTCATTTTCTccattccgccccccccccagtaaTGATTTCTCCTATGCTTCATTCTTCTATTGCATTCTTCTTTTGCAACATGAAGACGTTGAAGCTGAGATGGCCATTTGTGGCATCATGGacggaccttgaaggcattatgctaagtgaaatgagtcaggcagagaaagacaaattctatATGAACTCATCTAtagatggaatttttaaaagtttgtttatttatttgtttattttttttaacgttcatttatttttgagacagagagaggcagagcatgaacaggggagggaaagagagagagggagacacagaatccgaaacaggctccaggttccgagctgtcagcacagagcccaacgcggggctcgaactcatggaccgtgagatcatgacctgagccaaagtcggacgcttaaccgaccgagccacccaggcgcccctgtttgtttgtttagagagcaggggaagggcagagagagagggagagagggagagagggagagagggagagagggagagggagagggagagagagagagagagagagagagagagagaatcccaagcaggctctgcactgtcagcacagagcaggatgcggggctcaaactcatgaaccatgcagtcatgacctgaggcgaaaccaagagtcggatgcttaaccgactgagccacccgggcgccccatcttttctttttaattgtatctGTATGAGAAGACGGACGTTTGCTGAGCCCATGGTGGTAGTCATTTTACCATCCACTTACACCATCGTGTTTGTCGATTCTTTTTCAATAGAAACGGACAGAAATTAATTatccattgaaaaaaaaagagctgagatAGTCCTAGTCAAACGTGACCCCGTTTTCGaacgaggaagctgaggcccaaagGTGGGAGGTGGCTGGCCCACAGTTGTTGCACAGAAAGAGCCAGGGTGGGACTTTTGTGACTCCCAGGCCAGTGTTCTTTTGTGACTCCACTCATCCGCGGCTCAGTTGCCCAGTGAGTACAGGAGCCACCCGTGTCCGTTCATGGTCCCACCTGGGCGTGCCACAGAGGACTCCTCGGAGTCCAGGGGCGAGGCCGGGAGAGGGGCCGCCAGACCAAGGCCCCGGAAGGAGAACAGGCTTTTCAGAGCAGACGTGTGCTGGAACAGAGCTTCACCCCTTCTCTTGCGCAGGAGAAGCCACCCTACAACCTCAAGGCTTTCCACCTGCGCATCAACTTCCCTGAGGACTATCCGTTCAAGCCCCCTACGGTGACATTCACCACCAGGATCTACCACCCCAATGTGGGCCACAATGGAGAGGTTTGCCTGCCCATCATCAGCAAGGAGAACTGGAGTCCTTACACCAAGACCTGCCAAGGTGGGGCTGGGCCTCGCCTAACGGGAGGGTCTGATCCTGGAGGAGAGGTGATGGGACTGATTTTGAATCCGAAAACGCCCCAAAGAGGGGAGATAAAAATGGCGGGTCTCAGCTGAGCCTGTCTTCAGATAGAAGGGACGCGTCCTCAGATCCTGGGCCTGCTGACCTGGTCCTGCCTTGGCTTTCTACCTGGGCAGGTGGGACAGAGCAGCGTGGCCACAGGTCTGGGAGTGACGGGCTCTGTTGCTCTGTCTGCGGACCTTGCCGAGGTCTGCTCCTTCGCAGGCTCAGAGCCCTAAATGACAGTTGAAGGGATTGGCCCAGTAATGGCAGTACATGTGGATTAAACGCTTTCTGCCCTGTGCTAGGAGCTTCACACACTACCTTCATCCAGTCCCCCAGCAGCCCCATGCAGAGTGCTCGCATTGCCCATTGCATAGATGAGCACCGTGAGGCCTGTGGTAAGTGAAGCACTGGCCTGTGGTCGTCCCgctggcaagtggcagagctgggactcacaGCCGGGCTTGGCTGACTCTAGACCAGCACTACCCCGCAGAACTTTCTGTAGTGATGGAAATGATCCATGGCTGCCCTGTCCACTTCCCTAGCCTCTGCGACAGGTGGCGATGGAGCACCTGAAGTGTGGTCCTGCGACTGACCTGAATTCCTGATTGCAGttcattttaattcctttcaaTTTAGAGATctgcatgtggctagtggctaccatattggacagtgcattTCTATAGAGTCCGTGAACGTCATCGGTGCGTGAACCAActcaggaattctttttttttgtttttttagtgtttatttaaaatttttttttaacatttattcatttttgagagacagaaacagaacatgagtgggggaggggcagagagagagggagacacagaatctgaagcaggctccaggctctgagctgtcagcacagagcccgacgcggggctcgaacccacgaaccgtgagatcacaaccagagccgaagttggacggttaaccagctgagccactcaggtgcccctggaccagCTCAGGAGTTCTTAGCCTTAGAAACAAGgtcccggggggcggggggtggggaggaagagtggTTCTTGGGTGAGCTTAGGGGGTCTGTGCAGCACTCTTAACTTAGAACTGCATGTTGGCGCGTATTCACATGTGCATGTGCCTCGAGAGATGGCCCACCGCCTTCTCCTGGTTCCCAGAGCCATCCCAGAGCCATGTGAAAGGTTAGGAGCCACGGGGCAATAGTACTTTACAGTCTGGAGCCTCAGAAccccttttcccaaataaaagttgatttatttggaatccttttttaaaaaaaaatttttatttcatttattttgagagagaaagagagcaagcagaggagaggcagagagagggagagagagaatcccaagcgggcgaCATacggtcagcgtggagcccgacttAGGGCTATTTGGAATCTTAATATCAAACAGAAAAACAGGGCGGCTCTTGTTGGAAACAGAAACCCCATTTATCTCATTGACCTCCACGATGAGACGTTTCTATGAAGCCATGGAACATGGTTTGAAAAGCACTGACATAGCCAGACAGGGCTTTGGGCACTGTCAGTGAGGAATGAAGGGCTTTTAACTTGGTTGTAATGTCATCATCCTAAGAAATCGACCTCCTTGGGGTCCCCCACGGAGTGAGCGTGGAGGTGCCAGGGGATCTGGGAGGAGGCTGCCATCGCCTCCTTCCCAGGATTTTTCTCTCCGTCCTGATGTCCTGACCTGGCTTCTCTCCCCAGTCTTGGAGGCCCTCAACGTGCTGGTGAACAGACCAGACCTGGGGCAGCCGGTCCGGTTGGAGCTCGCAGACCTACTGAAGCAAGATCCGGAGCTGTTCCACAGGGAGGCCAGGGAGTTCACCCTCAAGTATGGAGTCGACCGGCCCTCCTAACTGGTTCTGACCCCTCTCTTTGCCGGATCCTCTCTGTGTGACGGGCGGACATTTCATGGAAGCtgtggggggctggggcggggggggggggtgcagctgGAGCCTCCTCTCATTTGTTCCATGTTTTCCTTCTTAGGTAGCTAGTCattagcctgtgtgtgtgtgtgtgagcgtgtgtgtgtgagtgtgtgtgtgtgtgtgtgtgtgtgggtgtgtggcaTGGACCCATTCCCACGTTCACCTGGCCACAGTGTgcttttcctgctctttctctgccccagagGCAGACGAGTTCACGTTTGTGCAATTACAGGCCAGCTCTCCAGGGCTCCGTGGTCTCACAGACACAGGTCTCCTTCAGGCCAGCTGGCAGGAAATGAGCCCAGGAGCCGCCTCACATCCCCCTAGGgcccaggcagaggggcaggggggatgTGAGGAGTATGGAGGGGGGGCAGGGCACTTGGAGAGAATCATATTTACACTTGAGTGATTTGTTTATTGAGTGTTTGAAGTCAGCCAGACTGCTAATAGGTACTTCATGTCTAGATTTATGTGTGAAACCTTTCCTTTTCCCCTGATGAATCATGAAGTGAAGAATCTAATCTCTATCCAGAAATCTGactatgtggtttttttttatagtgtgatattttttaatgtttatttttgagaggcggggaggggcagagggagaaggtgacAGAGatctgaggctctgtgctgacagcagagagcccgaagtggggctttgaactcacaaactgtgacattgtgacctggcccgaagtcaggcgcttaactgactgagctgcccaggcgtcCCTCAGGCGTCCCTGACTAtatggtttgtgtttttaaaatttctttaatttgagacagagagagagtgagagagagaatggaggagatgcagagagagagggacagaggatctgaaacgggctctgcacggacagcagagagcccgatgcagggcttgaactcacgaactgcaagatcacaacctgaaccaaagtcggatgctcaaccgactgagccactcaggcgccccacatgcAATCCCATTAGGTTGCCAGTTTCTGGGGGCCAGGCTTCAGCCTGGGAGGAAGCCCTCCAGCTTCCAGTCCGGGATGACCACAGAAACCATCTGCTTGTCCAGCCATTAAAGTCACAGATGAATTTGGAGACCGGCTGAGTGTTTATTGAGAGGATGGTGTGGTTTCCTCAGGAGAAGGTGAGGCTGAGGGTTAGCTCCATGTACGAGAAAAGGTGTGGCCCTGTTCCCCAGAACTGGTGGCTCTCTGGGCTTCGAGCTTCACGTAACCCCAAACACTGTGGGCAAAGCTGGCCATGAGGGACTAGGCTGTCAACAtgctcccactttacagatgaggcaactgaagcCCAGAGTGCTTCAGTGGGTTCCTGGGTCCGCTCTGCCAATCAGGGCAGAGTCCACACCTCCTGCCGCAGTGCCAAACCGGCTggatttcatttgtgtttttcacGAGCTGTTCTCATCCACACACAAAGCTCCAAAAGACTGATAGAGCCAGACAGGATTGTCAGCAGGAAATTATAAGCAGCTCAGGGGGTGCGTCTCTAATGAGcaatagaaaaaacaaagccaagcCAAATCTTCAGCCCAAGCAGAAGGGATTAACTTAACCCGGAGGAAGGACTTTCAGGGGCCAGTGGTTCTAGGCTGTGGGAAAACCAGCACTTTAGACACAAATGTAGGGTATCTTTGAGTTGAGGGAATCGCCCCAGGCCCCACTAACCTAGTTTGAAGTTTCTAGAGAATCTTCTAGCACCTGTTCTGGAATTCCCTAATTTGGGAGAAGtgtggaaagagggaagagaatcgGGAAAAACACCACCGATGGCTCAAAACATACAAATGCATTTACTTTCGGCCTCACTTATCGAACACTTGATGTGACAGGCACCGGGCAAAGCTTTCCATTCATTTCATCGTCTCGTTTAACCCTCCCAACAGGTCCACGAGGTGTGACTGTTCAGatggtaaactgaggctcagagaggttaactcactggtctgaggtcacacagctgcttaGTGGTGGGACCCAGGCCCTCGTACTTTCCCGAACGGTGTCGTGGTTGTTGAGAAGATCGTGTCCGGTGAGGAAGCCCGGCGGCCGGGCTTCATTACCCCAGAGTGAGCGAGGTTCCTGGGTGGGGGGGTGTAGGGTGCACCGAAGGGCCAGACAGGATTTTACAAAAGTACCTTTAATGCGTTTAAGACTGATGCCACCTGCCCTCGCTCGAGCCCCAGCTCCAGCGGCCTCGGGGGGCCGTGGCCGGTCAGCCGGGCGTCCCGCCCCCCTCCGCCTGCAGCGCCGGTCAGCTCCTCATTTCTTCTTGGTCTTCACCAGTCCCTTCTGCACCAGGCTGCGGTACAGCTCCTGGATGTAGGTGTAGACGCACTTGGAGTCGGGCACTGCCAGCCGCACCATGTCGTCCACCTCCAGCAGCTGGGCACAGTCGGCCAGTTTcctgaggggcaggggtgggggttggtgagGAGCAGAGCCAAAGCCGaagggtgtggggggcagggggaaaggggGGCAGCCCAGCAAGGATGAAACCCACAGAACTGTGTGTTGGAGCGGGGAGGTCGTCTCGGCCGGCCGTCCTATTGTACAGACGAGATCACTGAGGCCCTCGCGGTCCACACTCAAACGCAGCTTGGCCTGATTCCAAAGCCCCTGTTTTCAGTGCACCGTGCATGCTCGTGTGGGAGGACCCCTGGTTTCCAGTTCTGCATGCTCGTATGGGAGGACCTCTGGTTTCCAGTTCTGCCTTAACCTGCCCCTTCCACGTGCTGGCACACCTGTCATCTGGGCGGCCAGGCCCCTCGGTAAGAGTTTAGAGCATGGAACCCCAGTCCTAGCCAGAGCGCGGCTCGCATCATCTGCACCATCGCAGTCTCCATATTCATGCAGTCTCTACGTGTTtcctgaggacctactatgtgccgggcactcGCGTGGGGAATTCAGCACCGTGCAAAACCCAGACTCCCTCACTCGTGTCGCTGACAGTCTTGTGGCAGAAGACAGGCAGTAATCAAACATGCCACAGACAGCGCGTCAGATGGTGAGAGGTGCTACAGAGAAataaggcagggaagggagataGAGTATATCCCTATGTTAgggggtgttttttttaatagggtgctcagggaaggcttcttagAGTAAATCATGTGCGTGTCTGAGGGAAGaggattccaggcagaggaaacagcatgtgcaaaggccctgaggcaggagtgctTCGAGTGTTTGAGGGACTGCATGGAGTTTAGCAGCAAGTCCTCTTTTTCTAACTTCCCGGCTGCTCTTCAGGGCCATGTGCTGCTGGCTTTGCTGAAGCCGATAATCGGAGCAAACCACTGTTGGGGCCTTGGTACCACATGCCATGTACTTTATCGGGGCTTCCCCAGGAGTGGTCTCATGTACTCCCCGCCTCCATCCTCAACCAGCAGAAGAGGAGCTGGAGACTCAGAGCATTTGGGGGATTTCCTCAAGGTCACAGTGACACAGCTGGAATTCAACCCTAAGCCTGTCCCTGGCACCCTTGCTGTGCAGCTGGGTCTCGGTGGTCCCAGTCTGCCAACCTGCCATGGGTGCCGACCGTAGGCGAATCTGGGGGCCCGGCAGAAATCCTCTCTCGGGGCTCACGACGGCTGGGCTGAAACCCAAGCTGGACTGGCCTGAGAGtcaggagggaggcacagactggAAGATTTCCTGGAATGGGCTATGCTCCCTGCCGCCCAATGCGGTCGTGTCAGCTCTGGGGTGTGGGTCAGGGTGCTGGTCCCCTACACGGGAGAAGCTTCATTCCCGcagggcctggggggtggggccgGGCTCCTCGGGCAGCACGGGTGATGGAGCCCTCTGGGGGCCGGGGCACTGCTGTTCCCCCTCATCCCAGGATTCCGTGGTGATCAGGTGAGTTCTCGAACGGGGCAGTGGGAGGCGATGGCTGTGGCAGGGGCCCCCTTACTTTGCACACCTCATCACACCAAACCCAAAGAAAAGCGAAGTCAGCCGCCAAGAGTCACAGCGCTGAGAAGGAGGGGGCAGGATTCGAGCTCGGCATGTCGACCTCTGCATCCTCCAGCCCCACGCATCCCCACCAACATCCTTCCCTTTTTGCTCCTGTCCGATGCTTCTTGGCAGCTCGGCATCATCACCTGATAGTTCAGTTTGCCTGCCTGCAGCTCTGGCTTGGAACCATGGCccggcagcagcaggaggaggacaATGACCTGTGTCCTGCAGGCCGGGGACACGTGGTTCCTGATGTTCACTCAGAGTTCTCAGTCTCGACTGGGGGGGTTCACTCCCATGTCACGGCCCTGCCACTGCCCTCCTGTGTGAACTAGGATGTCGAGTGACCCCACTACTGCTACCCACACCGTAAGACTGCTGACAGGATAGAATGAGAGGGGACCCAAGGAAAGCGCTCAGCATGACACCCAGCACCTAACCACCCTCAAGTCATGGGGCTTCTTGTCATCATGACAGGTGCTTCTGAGCCCAGAGCAGGACGGGGTGCTCCTGACCTCCTCGGCTTCCCACCCCAGGGCACTCACTCCATCCCTTGGCAGGAAAACGTGAACCTGAAAGGGATCTTCTGGAATATCAAGGCTGATGGTTTTCCAATTGCATCCTTGGTGCCCGAGGGCCCCATACATATGCCTCAGGGAGCATCCTGGGAAGGGTGTTGGGTGCTGAGCTGGTGTGCTCCAGGAGCCCCTCCCGACCTAGAAAGGTCCCCCCTTGAGTGACGACATTGATAGACCATGAAATCGAAGACATAAGCAAGCTGATAGAGAGTGGAAAATGGTGAGGTTAATGGATTAGAAGTCCCCATGGGGCAAAAAATGTCTTGCAGTGACGGTGTTAAACCAAGTGAGTTAGAAGGGCAAGGGGTGGGGACAGGTAGAGCGCGGAATGTCTGAGAGCAAGATTTTGCACGTGGTATAGTTATTGGCAGAAACTCATAACCATGAGCAGGTGGCTGAGGAGAA from Panthera uncia isolate 11264 chromosome D1, Puncia_PCG_1.0, whole genome shotgun sequence harbors:
- the UBE2L6 gene encoding ubiquitin/ISG15-conjugating enzyme E2 L6, with amino-acid sequence MSASKRVAKELESLQAKLPQYLRNLFSHDADVLVWHALLLPEKPPYNLKAFHLRINFPEDYPFKPPTVTFTTRIYHPNVGHNGEVCLPIISKENWSPYTKTCQVLEALNVLVNRPDLGQPVRLELADLLKQDPELFHREAREFTLKYGVDRPS